The following is a genomic window from Vicia villosa cultivar HV-30 ecotype Madison, WI unplaced genomic scaffold, Vvil1.0 ctg.001311F_1_1, whole genome shotgun sequence.
GGTTTTTTGTTATTGTGATCGTCAATACATCGCATCttatgcctacgtattcccttgtGCAATAGGAAAGTCAGAGCATTCGTAGTTCGGGAAGAATTATTTTTGGCTTGATTGGTTTTTAAAGGGATGTTTAGTGAACATTTTGAGCATAGGTCTGCTCCTAGCGCGTTGTTCACCCAAAATATTCAAAAGGATGTGATTCCAATCGTCACTTGTTATCCAAGTTGGTAAAAAATGATATTTGCGGACTCTTAGTAAAGGTTTGAGCATAGGAGTTCTCCTAGCACATTTTTACCTAGGTATTCAAAAGGAAGCGAGTCCATTTGTCACTTGTTGTACTtgtttaattaatgtattttaatccaaaagatcaaggtattcaagaggtgtactccAATTGTCACTTGATCTTTTGATTTGGttaagaaaagaggtttttgcatTAATGACTTGACGTTGAATCAAGCGTTGGAATTTATTTTGAAAGTTATCTTTGAATTAAGAAAGGAAAAGGttgaattaagaaaaaaaatgaaaaggaaaaggtTTTTGATTGATTAAGAAGAGGAAGTATCATGGAAAGTGTTAATTCTCTATTTTGCTGAttggcattaattttagtaaaacaaatatagCAGCAATATGCTAAATAGGATGTGTTAACTTGCTAAGAAGAACAAGTTGAGCAAGAAGTCTTATTTTATGAAGAAACATGTTGAGATGAAATATTTTATCATTTGGAGCAACATGTCGGACAAGATGTCCTATATAGAAGTCATTCAACATTGTGACTGTTTGGGCTGGATTGTTGGATCAGTTCAAGAtttaacagatgcagaatattctgagAATATTATGTAgtcctatatggctctgattttAAAGGTATGGAAGATTCAAGTCAGAATCAAGAAGAATATTcaatttctaattatggagataatttaggaagatttgatcGAAGACCTATTTTTTTGCAGAATCTTCTGCTGATTTGTAGCAGCTGATATGCTGTGATTTTGAAGCCCAAACTCAATTGGGAAAAAGTTATAAATATAAGCCTTGTAACCTAGAAAAGGCACGAGTCCAAGATGTAGAAATACTAGGGTTTGTCGTTTGTACCACTCTCTATGAGGATTGGTTGTTTTGTAATCCACTCGACATGTGAGTTGGAATGTGTTTCTTGAGTTGTAAGGTTCTGTTATCTCTCTTAAGTTGTGAAGCATAAAGTTGcttattgttcttggaggaagcttttaagaaactctaagtattgttcttagtcaagTGTCTTGGCTAAGTATTTGTTGGTTAAGTGAGTATTAATCTTGTTTTTGACAATTGTGGTCAAGGGCCGTCAATATCAATAACGTGGGTCGTTAGTGTGAGACATCACCGCGGTGATTGGAAGGAGTTCTCTTATCTAGGAggttcttaggtagaagttgcactggaTAGGGAtcaagtgaggagttgtaaacctgaggttgtttaacttcgaattgatactattgatagtggatttccttcctagtttggtagcccccagattaggtattgttgataccgaactgggttaacaattttttgTGCTCATTTACTTTTTAGTATTGTTTATGAATTGTTATACCTTGCTTGTATGTTGTTCAGATCAGATGTCTCAACATGCCATAAGACTAAGACATCTGAAGCCTGAAATACCATagtttcaattggtatcagagtaggCATCCTGTTCTattttctggatgagatcctagGGAAGATACTTTCTGATTATGGGCAAGGTAGGTGGTTCCTACTgaaaagttctttaaacttggagAAGTTCATATTGTTGTatgaatggtccctagaagtggaggatgttCTATTCATGATAGGGTGTGTTTTGGACCTGTCTGTTGTTTTTCATGTGTGCTCACAACCATTAGACCCACATCTGATCCTCGTCCTTGGTGGATCATCCACCGTTAGATATAATTGGATGACCCCCGCGATATGACTCTTATCCCCCACACTATATAAAGTCCAACATACGTCATTTCAAGTACTCTCTCATTTACATGCTCAAACTACTTTCTCAATTCATTCACTCTGATTTAAGTATTATAATACTAATTTTGTAGGTCAACCTCCGCTTCGCTGTACCATAAACTCACTCCACCAATTTAAAATTCAAGTTCATTCGATCTTCATATATTTCTGATTCCCGTATAGAACAAATATCACTCAACTAAATTTGTATTTAGATATAATTTATTTGATGGATAAAAACTAATGTTGTATATAACTTTATTATGAGTTCATTGCACTGCCTTGCTCATTAATAATTGAAGTGAATTCAATTTTAGCAGTTGATTAAATAACCAGGCCCATCTAATATATTGAACATCTGTACACATATTAAATAAACCTtgtaatattaaaacaaaaaagatAAGGATGAACTTTGTTCAAAGTAGTACTATGCTACAGATGCAGCCAAAACTAGCCCACCATTCTATTCCAATCCACCTCGAACTCTCCCCGGTGACCAAAACTGTATACTTCTTTTGAACTATCCAAGTCAATTCAAACCTACAAGATATGAATGAATCACACTAGCTTACAACACCTCACTCACATGCTTTCTTCTGATGAATTCAAAGATATTAAAGCCAGCATAGAAAAAAGACCTTATACattattgttataattatagGTGAAAATTCATACAACAATAAACAAAGTAACAAACTATAACTAAGTCTACTTAATTAAACAATAATTTTCATTACATAAAAGTATCATTAGAGAATGCATTCACTGATAGATCATGCAAACCAAAATCATTATCCACAACCAATCCATCAGAAACATCCATGTTACCCGAATTCGAACCAAAACTGTTGTTATTGACATAATCATATGAGTTATTATAACCATTCTGCTGTTGCTGAGCCACTTGAATTTGATTCATCTTCAATGGAAACGGCCTAGAAACTTGATTATAACCTGTGCTACTAAACTGTGGCATTAACCTAGCTGTTGTAGTTGATGATGTATCATGTTGAATATTCTGTTTGCTACTACCTTGTTGAAAGTTTAAGGTAATAGGTCCTTTACGAACACCTAGCGACGACAACGACGACGACGACAGACTAGTACTAGGACAACCTGTGAATTGTTGAACAAGCTGTCTGAAATTTGTTGTGTTTGCATTAAGAAGTGTTGTTGGTGTTCTCTTAGAAGCTCTAGATCTTCTTCTGATAGGTTTGGATACATTACCGCCCTTTGGTGTCAATTGGTCACTAGTGTTGTTTGTGTATGAATTTGTTGGACTCATAACCATGGTTTGTGATGGAAGAGGATTTGTTGTCATGACAGTTGAATCAGAGAAAGTTTCTATAGCATGATGATCTTCCATGAGAGGTTGTTGGTAGATTTGCATCCAATATTGATCAGTAGAAGCAGAAGCAGTCATAGTGGTATTACTCATATTGAGGAGGATCAAGTACTTAAtataactctattgacaatttgACATAGTCTTAGAATATTTAAAGAATGAAATGAAACATGTTTTTGTTTAGTGTTTAAGTGTTTGTGTTTATGTGTTATGTGTTATGTGTTGTGTGTATATGTATGTGAGTATTGTCAATTTTCATGGTCAAAGTAAAAATGTCTAAATTTGACTATTCTTTGATAGTGATAGGGGAGAAACTTAGAGACAAAGAATAGTGTGGTTCGAGGAAAGAACGTATATTGAAAAGTTAATAATATTAGTGacgaaatcaaaatcaaa
Proteins encoded in this region:
- the LOC131634530 gene encoding VQ motif-containing protein 22-like → MSNTTMTASASTDQYWMQIYQQPLMEDHHAIETFSDSTVMTTNPLPSQTMVMSPTNSYTNNTSDQLTPKGGNVSKPIRRRSRASKRTPTTLLNANTTNFRQLVQQFTGCPSTSLSSSSLSSLGVRKGPITLNFQQGSSKQNIQHDTSSTTTARLMPQFSSTGYNQVSRPFPLKMNQIQVAQQQQNGYNNSYDYVNNNSFGSNSGNMDVSDGLVVDNDFGLHDLSVNAFSNDTFM